One window of the Rhodothermales bacterium genome contains the following:
- a CDS encoding ABC-F family ATP-binding cassette domain-containing protein, with product MNILTVDELRKSFGVKPLLEGVTFGLADDEKMGLIGANGSGKTTLMRIIGGLEPADAGRIIIPKTARVAYLPQDPEFDPTMSVLDAVFDQGDPTLRLLHDYEEVSRKLSAGEDPDGKILARMSELSHRLDVTGAWDREAEAHAILDRLGIEDTDAKVGTLSGGQRKRVALARALLIQPELLLLDEPTNHLDTETIAWLEAYLARFPGALLLVTHDRYFLDRVTNRMLEVHPGGVSKYVGNYSRYLELKEEQERLESATEQTRRNLARRELEWLRRGPKARTSKAKYRVERAQALQEDGKTGPDASLELSAAVSRLGKKVIELHDVRKAWDGQVVVDGYSRLFTKDDRIGIIGPNGAGKTTLLEMIAGRLEPDSGTVEVGSTVVVGYFDQEVRTLNPALRVIETVTEVADHVKTADGQVISASQMLERFLFAPAVQYTPVAKLSGGERRRLHLLLVLMAAPNVLLLDEPTNDLDIPTLAALEEYLDSFAGVVLAVSHDRWFLDRTVDTILHFEGDGHIKEYPGNYSAWLERVGEEEAEAASAAASASAAPAAPKSAAQPTPQSKKAGSDAKATPPKPTQPMTKLSFKERKEMGELEERIAAAEARMAVIDAEIAENASDFERVAALTEELGAITTRLEKDVERWGELAERDQSA from the coding sequence ATGAACATCCTCACTGTAGACGAACTCCGCAAGAGCTTCGGCGTGAAGCCGCTCCTGGAAGGGGTCACTTTTGGCCTGGCGGACGATGAGAAAATGGGCCTCATCGGCGCCAACGGCTCCGGCAAGACCACGCTCATGCGCATTATTGGCGGTCTTGAACCGGCCGATGCGGGACGCATAATCATCCCGAAAACCGCCCGTGTGGCCTATTTGCCCCAGGATCCCGAGTTCGATCCCACCATGTCGGTCCTCGATGCGGTGTTCGACCAGGGCGACCCGACGCTCCGGTTGCTGCACGATTATGAAGAAGTATCCCGGAAGCTCTCGGCCGGTGAGGATCCGGACGGGAAGATCCTGGCGCGGATGAGCGAGCTGAGCCACCGGTTGGACGTGACGGGCGCGTGGGATCGGGAGGCCGAGGCGCATGCCATTCTGGACCGGCTGGGTATTGAGGATACCGACGCCAAGGTCGGGACCCTGTCCGGCGGGCAGCGGAAGCGGGTGGCACTGGCGCGGGCGCTGCTCATCCAACCCGAGCTGTTGCTGCTTGACGAGCCCACGAACCACCTGGACACGGAGACCATTGCGTGGCTGGAAGCGTATCTGGCACGATTCCCGGGGGCGCTGCTGCTCGTGACGCATGACCGGTACTTCCTGGACCGGGTCACGAACCGGATGCTGGAAGTGCATCCGGGTGGGGTATCGAAGTACGTTGGCAATTACTCCCGGTATCTGGAACTGAAGGAGGAGCAGGAACGGCTGGAGTCGGCCACCGAGCAGACGCGGCGCAACCTGGCGCGACGGGAACTGGAGTGGCTCCGGCGGGGCCCGAAGGCCCGGACGTCGAAGGCCAAGTACCGCGTGGAGCGGGCCCAGGCGTTGCAGGAAGACGGCAAGACGGGCCCCGATGCCTCTTTGGAATTATCGGCCGCTGTGTCACGTCTGGGCAAGAAGGTCATTGAGCTGCACGACGTCCGGAAGGCGTGGGACGGGCAGGTGGTTGTGGACGGCTATTCGCGCCTGTTCACGAAGGATGACCGGATTGGCATCATCGGACCGAACGGTGCGGGCAAGACGACGCTGCTGGAAATGATTGCCGGTCGCCTGGAGCCTGACTCCGGAACGGTGGAGGTCGGATCCACCGTCGTGGTCGGGTACTTCGATCAGGAAGTCCGCACGTTGAACCCGGCGCTGCGCGTCATAGAGACGGTGACCGAGGTGGCGGACCACGTCAAGACGGCCGATGGCCAGGTGATTTCCGCCAGCCAGATGCTCGAGCGGTTCCTGTTTGCACCGGCCGTGCAGTACACGCCGGTGGCGAAGTTGTCGGGTGGGGAGCGGCGCCGATTGCACCTGCTGCTGGTGCTCATGGCGGCCCCGAACGTGCTCCTCCTCGACGAACCGACCAACGACCTGGACATTCCGACACTGGCCGCACTGGAAGAGTATCTGGATTCCTTTGCGGGTGTGGTACTCGCGGTATCGCATGACCGCTGGTTCCTGGACCGCACGGTCGACACCATCCTGCACTTCGAGGGAGACGGGCATATCAAGGAATACCCCGGCAACTATTCGGCGTGGTTGGAGCGGGTGGGCGAAGAGGAGGCAGAGGCCGCGTCTGCCGCTGCGTCTGCGTCTGCCGCCCCTGCGGCGCCGAAGTCGGCCGCCCAGCCCACGCCACAGTCGAAAAAGGCTGGTTCAGACGCGAAGGCGACCCCACCGAAGCCAACCCAGCCGATGACGAAGCTCTCCTTTAAGGAGCGCAAGGAAATGGGCGAGCTGGAGGAGCGGATTGCCGCCGCGGAGGCCCGTATGGCCGTAATCGACGCAGAAATTGCGGAGAATGCGTCGGATTTCGAGCGGGTAGCGGCCTTGACGGAGGAATTGGGCGCGATTACGACCCGCCTGGAGAAGGATGTGGAGCGATGGGGCGAACTCGCGGAGCGGGATCAGTCGGCGTGA
- a CDS encoding dihydrofolate reductase family protein, whose amino-acid sequence MTCSVYIATSLDGYIARSDGDISWLHRPEYSASPMKGVQYTDFIRTIDTIVMGRNTFEKVLTFEPWPYAGTPLVVLSDSAVSIPRHLTDHVRVMAGEPTTVVNALAAEGKQHLYIDGGVTIQRFFSAGLIDDITITVIPVVLGDGIPLFASGIPEAQLTLTGCDASDNGFVQVRYTL is encoded by the coding sequence ATGACCTGTTCCGTTTACATCGCCACCAGCCTGGACGGCTACATCGCCCGTTCCGACGGTGACATTTCCTGGTTGCACCGCCCCGAATATTCTGCGTCGCCCATGAAAGGCGTGCAGTACACTGATTTCATCCGAACCATCGACACGATCGTCATGGGCCGCAACACCTTCGAAAAGGTCCTCACGTTCGAACCCTGGCCGTACGCCGGTACCCCTCTGGTTGTCCTTTCGGACAGCGCCGTGTCCATCCCCCGGCACTTGACGGACCACGTTCGCGTCATGGCCGGCGAACCGACCACGGTCGTGAATGCCCTGGCGGCCGAAGGAAAGCAGCACCTGTACATTGACGGCGGTGTGACCATCCAGCGGTTCTTCTCTGCCGGACTGATTGACGACATCACCATCACCGTCATTCCGGTGGTACTGGGGGACGGTATTCCGCTGTTTGCTTCGGGAATTCCAGAAGCGCAACTCACCTTGACGGGCTGCGACGCATCCGATAACGGCTTTGTGCAGGTCCGGTACACGCTCTGA
- a CDS encoding pyridoxal-dependent decarboxylase — translation MSLDPANWDDFRRLAHRMVDQTLDHLQGLSDTPAWQAMPDEVAASFQAPLPRTGEGEEAAYSAFLERVRPYPSGNLHPRFFGWVQGNGTAFAALCDMLASALNAHLAGFNHAPKLVEMEVIRWLAEAMGFPDDASGLLVTGGSMANTLALATALRTKAPFDARADGLRAGPELMVYGSDETHGWARKAMELLGLGDRAFRRIPSDAEFRVDVAAMRTAIQEDRAAGRVPFCIMGTAGTVNTGASDDLVALADLAAEEDLWFHVDGAFGAWAWTSEALRPQVAGMERADSLAFDVHKWGSMPFDCACVLVRDAAAHRQAFAAPAAYLTPYERGVMAGGLPFADRGVDLTRGFKALKVWMSLKAYGMDRFVEAVERNVEQAQHVAGRVDAHADLERLAPAPLNIVCFRYRPSDRALSDNALDELNREILLQLQEKGIAVPSSTRIGGRNAIRAAFVGHRTTLADADALMDGVLRLGAAIVEEAA, via the coding sequence ATGAGCCTTGATCCTGCGAACTGGGACGATTTCCGCCGTCTTGCCCACCGGATGGTGGACCAAACGCTCGACCATCTGCAGGGGCTGTCCGACACGCCCGCGTGGCAGGCCATGCCGGACGAGGTGGCCGCCTCGTTCCAGGCGCCCCTTCCGCGCACCGGCGAAGGCGAGGAGGCCGCGTACAGTGCGTTCCTGGAGCGGGTCCGTCCCTATCCGAGCGGGAATCTGCACCCCCGGTTCTTCGGCTGGGTGCAGGGCAACGGGACGGCCTTCGCCGCCCTCTGCGACATGCTGGCGTCGGCCCTCAATGCCCATCTGGCGGGCTTCAACCACGCCCCCAAGCTGGTGGAAATGGAAGTCATCCGGTGGCTCGCCGAGGCCATGGGTTTTCCGGACGATGCGAGCGGCCTGCTGGTCACGGGCGGATCCATGGCCAACACGCTCGCGCTGGCCACGGCCCTTCGCACAAAGGCGCCTTTCGATGCGCGCGCGGACGGCCTTCGCGCCGGACCGGAATTGATGGTCTACGGCAGCGATGAGACGCACGGCTGGGCACGCAAGGCCATGGAGTTGCTCGGGCTCGGCGATCGGGCGTTCCGCCGGATTCCGTCCGACGCGGAATTCCGCGTGGACGTGGCCGCCATGCGCACCGCCATCCAGGAGGACCGCGCCGCCGGACGGGTGCCGTTCTGCATCATGGGAACGGCCGGGACCGTGAATACCGGGGCATCGGACGATCTGGTGGCGCTTGCCGACCTGGCGGCCGAGGAGGACCTGTGGTTCCACGTGGACGGGGCGTTCGGCGCCTGGGCCTGGACGTCCGAGGCCCTGCGACCCCAGGTTGCCGGAATGGAGCGGGCCGATTCCCTGGCCTTCGATGTCCACAAATGGGGCTCCATGCCGTTTGATTGCGCGTGCGTACTGGTGCGGGATGCCGCGGCGCATCGACAGGCGTTTGCGGCGCCTGCAGCGTATCTCACCCCGTACGAGCGCGGCGTCATGGCTGGCGGACTGCCCTTTGCCGACCGGGGCGTGGATTTGACCCGCGGGTTCAAGGCGCTCAAGGTGTGGATGTCGCTGAAGGCCTACGGAATGGACCGGTTCGTGGAGGCCGTGGAGCGCAACGTTGAACAAGCACAGCATGTGGCGGGCCGGGTGGACGCACATGCCGATCTGGAACGCCTCGCCCCGGCCCCCCTCAACATCGTATGCTTCCGCTACCGGCCTTCGGACCGAGCACTTTCTGACAACGCTCTGGACGAACTCAACCGGGAAATCCTTCTTCAATTGCAGGAAAAGGGCATTGCCGTCCCGTCCAGCACCCGGATTGGCGGTCGGAACGCCATCCGTGCAGCGTTCGTTGGCCACCGGACCACGCTCGCCGATGCCGATGCACTGATGGACGGCGTGCTTCGTCTGGGCGCCGCGATTGTGGAAGAGGCTGCCTGA
- a CDS encoding GNAT family N-acetyltransferase → MRPATHADLATVAGWIGSEDDCRRWAGPRISWPFTLAELSEEIGFDRYTSLAFCARRENNTTGHRDTDGGDLVAFGQLVRKERHRFHLGRLIVAPDLRGQGFGRRLVMALMDHAVEQGASGISLNVDPANEAAIRLYSALGFVEQSRPHDEPVFPDLTYMERPAFNTFVETSRLLLCPWDTHHAEGLARVLAVNQEHLTGWIPARVSRPGTIPELEARIADWRADFAAGQAFRWAIFEAEGPLLPLGEISLFPRTRDHRTRISEADRLEIGYWLRNDATGKGYATEAIRAIPGVATPWPGLTTLEIRCDPANAPSVAVARRLGFHLAHESPTDMIWQS, encoded by the coding sequence ATGCGTCCCGCCACGCACGCCGATCTCGCCACCGTTGCCGGCTGGATTGGATCCGAAGACGATTGCCGACGCTGGGCGGGCCCGCGTATTTCCTGGCCCTTCACCCTGGCGGAGTTGTCCGAAGAAATCGGTTTTGACCGGTACACATCCTTGGCATTTTGCGCAAGGCGTGAAAACAACACGACCGGCCACCGTGACACGGACGGAGGTGATCTCGTTGCATTCGGACAATTGGTCCGCAAGGAGAGGCATCGCTTCCACCTCGGCCGGCTCATTGTAGCGCCCGACCTGCGCGGACAGGGATTCGGGAGACGGCTGGTGATGGCGCTCATGGATCATGCCGTGGAGCAGGGCGCGTCCGGCATAAGCCTGAATGTGGATCCGGCCAACGAAGCCGCAATCCGGCTGTATTCCGCCCTTGGCTTTGTGGAGCAATCCCGGCCGCACGACGAGCCCGTGTTTCCCGATCTGACCTACATGGAGCGCCCGGCGTTCAATACCTTCGTGGAGACCTCCCGGCTTCTATTATGTCCGTGGGACACGCATCATGCCGAAGGGCTCGCCCGTGTCCTGGCCGTGAACCAGGAGCATCTGACAGGATGGATCCCGGCACGGGTCTCCAGGCCGGGCACGATCCCCGAACTGGAAGCCCGGATTGCGGACTGGCGTGCGGATTTCGCCGCCGGGCAGGCATTCCGATGGGCGATATTCGAGGCAGAGGGCCCACTATTGCCGCTCGGCGAAATCAGCCTGTTCCCCCGGACTCGGGACCACCGAACCCGGATTTCTGAAGCGGACCGATTGGAAATCGGCTACTGGCTGCGGAACGATGCCACGGGCAAGGGATATGCTACAGAGGCCATCCGCGCCATTCCGGGTGTGGCGACACCCTGGCCCGGCCTCACGACCCTTGAAATCCGATGCGATCCGGCCAACGCCCCGAGCGTGGCCGTGGCGCGGCGGCTCGGATTCCATCTCGCGCACGAATCCCCCACCGACATGATCTGGCAGTCATGA
- a CDS encoding PH domain-containing protein, with translation MSEPVLAKATFDTKLKLYLFLSSLGILFISVIGIAILPIWLFAGWWWAGRYFDSIRCELTERRLRISRGVVFRKDKTIMLDKIQDMSLHHGPFQRWLGITSLQIETAGSSGPQGQADAKLVGIRDVHAFQEAVIAQRDKLAGDVPSSHARSLASAGETLVSSDPSVIALLSDIRDALQRVEQHVKR, from the coding sequence ATGTCTGAACCCGTGCTGGCGAAAGCCACGTTCGACACCAAACTCAAGCTGTATCTGTTCCTGAGCAGCCTGGGTATCCTGTTCATCAGCGTAATCGGCATTGCCATCCTGCCCATATGGCTGTTCGCCGGGTGGTGGTGGGCCGGGCGCTATTTCGACTCCATCCGGTGCGAACTGACCGAGCGGCGGCTGCGCATTTCCCGTGGCGTGGTGTTCCGGAAGGACAAGACCATCATGCTGGACAAGATCCAGGACATGAGCCTGCACCACGGTCCGTTCCAGCGCTGGCTGGGCATTACAAGCCTGCAGATCGAGACGGCGGGCAGCAGTGGCCCACAGGGACAGGCCGATGCCAAGTTGGTCGGCATCCGGGATGTGCATGCCTTCCAGGAAGCCGTGATCGCGCAGCGGGACAAGCTGGCGGGAGATGTACCCTCCTCGCACGCACGATCGTTGGCGTCGGCCGGTGAAACGCTTGTGTCGTCCGATCCGTCCGTGATCGCCCTTCTGTCGGATATCCGGGATGCGCTCCAACGCGTGGAACAGCATGTGAAACGATAA